The genomic region TGCGCGTTGAACAACGTGCCCGGCTCGCCGAACGCCAAGGCACGATTATCGGATTAACTGCAGCATTGCAGACCATGGCGCGACGCCCGCCAGCGCTCGCGCTGGTTCACCAAGGTTCGATCACGGATCTTGTCCATATTCGGTCTTTATTCTCAACCACCTTGCCGGCGGTGCGGGAGCGAACTGCGGCGCTCCGGGCCGAGGTTGCGCGCGGTGCCAATCTGCGCTTGCAGGAAGATCGCGCTGTCGCGTTGCTTGAAGGACGGCAATCGGAGCTCGAAGATCGCCGAGTAGAGTTGGCCGAGCTGGAGGAGGGACAACGGACGCAGGCGGCCCAGCTGGAACAGTCTGCCATGATCGAAAGCGATCGCGTCCTGGCGCTGGGCGAAGATGCGCGGGACATTCGCTCGCTGATGGAAGAGATGGATCGGCAGGCCGAAATACGCGCCGATCTTATCGAGCTTCCAGGTCCAAGGCTGAGGCCAGCCCAACCCGGCGAAGCCCGTGCACCCACGCGGCAAGCGAACCGAAACAGCAGCAACCGCCGACCGCCCTATCGTCTGCCGGTAATGGGGGAAGTGGTTGAAGGGCTGGGCGAGGTGTCGGATGCCGGGGTGCGCTCACGCGGCCTGACGATCGCCACCCAACCTGGCGCCCAAGTCATTGCGCCAACCGCCGGCCGGATCAGCTATGCCGGTGAATTCCGGGGCTATGGACGGATCGTCATCATCGATCATAGTGGCGGATGGACGACGTTAATCACGAATCTCGACATCATTAGCGTTGGGGTCGGCGATGTCGTTGGCCAGGGGGCGCCAATCGGCCGAACCGGCACAGATCGGCCGGTTGTGACGGTGGAACTGCGCCGAGCGGGACAGCCTGTCGATATTTCGTCGCTTGTAAGCCGCGGTTAAGGCCACCAAGGCTATCCTTTCCTGAACCGCAGAAAACCGCTATCATGCGACGATCAGTT from Parasphingopyxis sp. CP4 harbors:
- a CDS encoding murein hydrolase activator EnvC gives rise to the protein MIIRILAMFALFSAILAPFALAQPDSGNGEAEALEEALRQRAIAQQRAEQFQDRAESAESQAERTAAEQAAAAAEVQAAEADLTAAQNRIALIERLRVEQRARLAERQGTIIGLTAALQTMARRPPALALVHQGSITDLVHIRSLFSTTLPAVRERTAALRAEVARGANLRLQEDRAVALLEGRQSELEDRRVELAELEEGQRTQAAQLEQSAMIESDRVLALGEDARDIRSLMEEMDRQAEIRADLIELPGPRLRPAQPGEARAPTRQANRNSSNRRPPYRLPVMGEVVEGLGEVSDAGVRSRGLTIATQPGAQVIAPTAGRISYAGEFRGYGRIVIIDHSGGWTTLITNLDIISVGVGDVVGQGAPIGRTGTDRPVVTVELRRAGQPVDISSLVSRG